The following are from one region of the Ktedonobacteraceae bacterium genome:
- a CDS encoding DegT/DnrJ/EryC1/StrS family aminotransferase produces the protein MSRRKPRGAFLPFAMPHITQAEIDEVVDTLRNGWLTTGPKTKRFEREFARKVDAPYAIAVNSATAALHLALDAIGLQAGDEVIVPVYTFTACAEVVCYFRARPVFVDVDPVTCNLDPARLESCITPRTRAIIVVHLAGLAAEMDEILAIAHKNHLPVIEDAAHAFPASYRGRKIGSIGDFTAFSFYATKPLSTGEGGMLTTANPAYAEHAAMMSLHGISHDAWKRYSAEGSWYYEVLRAGYKYNMTDVAAAIGLHQLARSEWLWERRRAIAHRYTEAFSRWPELETPPEPQHIQHAWHLYLLRLRPERLSISRDEFIRELTRANIGTSVHFIPLHLHPFYRETYRLSPDDFPVALEAYRRTISLPIYPGMTTGDIEDVIAAVERVIEAHGK, from the coding sequence ATGAGTAGACGAAAGCCCCGCGGGGCTTTTTTACCATTTGCTATGCCGCATATTACTCAGGCGGAAATTGATGAAGTGGTCGATACGCTGCGTAATGGTTGGTTAACGACCGGGCCGAAGACAAAACGCTTTGAGCGCGAGTTCGCGCGGAAAGTGGACGCTCCTTATGCCATCGCGGTTAATTCTGCTACAGCCGCGCTGCATCTTGCCCTTGATGCGATTGGCCTGCAAGCTGGCGATGAGGTGATTGTGCCGGTCTATACCTTCACGGCCTGTGCGGAGGTGGTGTGCTACTTTCGCGCGCGTCCCGTGTTCGTAGATGTTGACCCTGTCACCTGTAATCTCGATCCTGCCAGGTTGGAGAGCTGCATCACGCCGCGCACGCGGGCAATCATCGTGGTACACCTGGCCGGTTTAGCGGCAGAGATGGATGAAATACTGGCTATCGCGCATAAAAATCATCTACCGGTCATCGAGGATGCCGCGCACGCTTTTCCTGCCAGCTATCGCGGGCGCAAGATTGGTTCGATAGGGGACTTTACCGCATTCAGCTTTTATGCGACGAAGCCCTTATCTACAGGCGAAGGGGGTATGCTTACTACAGCAAATCCTGCCTATGCGGAACATGCTGCCATGATGTCTCTTCATGGTATTAGCCATGACGCCTGGAAACGCTATAGCGCCGAGGGCTCCTGGTATTATGAAGTGCTGCGTGCTGGCTATAAATATAACATGACCGATGTCGCGGCTGCCATTGGGTTGCATCAGCTGGCGCGCAGTGAGTGGTTATGGGAAAGGCGACGGGCGATTGCGCATCGCTACACAGAGGCATTTTCGCGCTGGCCTGAGCTGGAAACCCCGCCTGAGCCGCAGCATATCCAGCATGCCTGGCATCTCTACCTGTTGCGCCTGAGGCCGGAGCGTCTTTCTATTTCACGCGACGAATTCATCCGGGAACTAACGAGGGCAAATATCGGGACAAGCGTTCATTTTATTCCTCTCCACCTGCATCCTTTCTATCGAGAGACGTACCGGCTAAGTCCCGACGACTTCCCCGTGGCTCTGGAAGCATACCGGCGCACTATCTCGCTACCTATTTATCCCGGTATGACTACCGGTGATATTGAGGATGTCATCGCAGCGGTGGAACGCGTCATTGAAGCACATGGAAAATAG
- a CDS encoding nucleotide sugar dehydrogenase, translating to MMSRMGEESKGDPIQTVAVVGLGKIGLPLAVQYAMHGRKVIGCDINPEVVATVNAGRTHIQEEAELAFEVPRLVREGLLRATTDTTNAVRQSQVVVIIVPVVVDAWHEIHFAAIDVATAAIGAGLQPGSLVIYETTLPVGTTARRFRQMLEGASRLEAGKDFYLAYSPERVASGHIFRDLRMYPKVIGAIDESSLAAAESFYRSVLDTEIITMASTDEAEFVKLIETTYRDVNIALANEFACYADMQGLNVNAAIAAANTQPYSHIHTPGIGVGGHCIPVYPYFLFNGVEKAVLRTLAGASLPVLLLPQYARQVNDAMAEYAVRRVEDILGSLVGLSVLILGAAYRGNVREAAYTSAGLIRDALVRHGATVYLDDPLFTKDELHALGFTPFCEGLEDEVRAIILQADHQAYQSFDFSRFTHCELLLDGRRAFSRENIESQGLRYLSIGDGCYRRAKSLKSNHSFVSAISLIRRSE from the coding sequence ATGATGAGCAGGATGGGTGAAGAGAGTAAGGGCGACCCGATTCAAACGGTGGCCGTAGTTGGGCTCGGCAAAATTGGCTTACCGCTTGCTGTGCAATATGCCATGCACGGACGAAAGGTGATTGGTTGCGATATTAATCCCGAGGTAGTTGCTACGGTCAACGCCGGGCGAACGCATATCCAGGAGGAAGCGGAACTTGCTTTTGAGGTTCCCAGGCTGGTACGGGAGGGCTTGCTCCGCGCAACGACGGACACTACGAATGCGGTTCGCCAGTCCCAGGTGGTCGTCATAATTGTGCCGGTAGTTGTTGATGCCTGGCACGAGATACATTTCGCTGCGATAGATGTGGCCACAGCTGCCATTGGAGCAGGTCTGCAACCCGGCTCGCTGGTGATCTACGAAACAACTTTGCCCGTGGGCACTACGGCTCGACGGTTTCGCCAGATGCTTGAAGGAGCTTCACGCCTCGAGGCGGGTAAAGATTTTTACCTTGCGTATAGCCCGGAACGGGTGGCATCCGGGCATATCTTCAGAGACCTGCGTATGTATCCAAAGGTAATCGGTGCTATCGACGAGAGTAGCCTGGCCGCGGCAGAGTCGTTTTATCGCTCTGTGCTGGATACAGAAATTATTACCATGGCTTCAACAGATGAGGCCGAGTTTGTGAAACTCATCGAGACAACCTACCGCGATGTCAATATCGCCCTGGCAAACGAGTTCGCTTGCTACGCCGATATGCAGGGGTTGAACGTGAACGCGGCTATAGCGGCTGCCAATACACAGCCGTATTCCCATATTCATACTCCTGGCATTGGCGTCGGCGGCCATTGCATTCCAGTCTATCCTTATTTTCTTTTCAATGGGGTTGAAAAGGCAGTTCTGCGAACGCTGGCCGGTGCCAGTTTGCCGGTGTTGCTTTTGCCACAGTATGCCCGCCAGGTCAATGACGCGATGGCGGAATATGCGGTGCGCAGAGTCGAAGATATCCTTGGATCATTGGTTGGATTGTCTGTCTTGATCCTGGGCGCGGCGTATCGAGGAAATGTGCGGGAGGCGGCGTACACCAGCGCAGGATTGATACGGGACGCGCTGGTAAGGCATGGGGCAACTGTCTATTTGGATGATCCCCTCTTCACTAAAGATGAATTACATGCGCTCGGATTTACCCCTTTTTGTGAAGGGCTTGAGGATGAGGTACGCGCTATTATTCTCCAGGCCGATCACCAGGCCTATCAATCGTTCGATTTTAGCCGCTTTACTCACTGTGAACTCTTGCTCGATGGAAGACGCGCCTTCTCTCGCGAGAACATTGAGTCCCAGGGATTGCGGTATCTGAGTATTGGAGATGGGTGCTACAGAAGAGCTAAATCATTAAAAAGCAATCATAGCTTCGTCTCCGCGATTTCACTTATCAGGAGGAGCGAATAG
- a CDS encoding DUF2171 domain-containing protein, producing MPNWNQHDIHEHMHVYTSDDQDIGHIAKVYEDSFLVHKGYFFPTDRYIPYDAITSVTNDRVNLSMDAETARLKEWHKRPNYQDHLAEPLQLFYDRGHGVHDPFDNENPNPDEP from the coding sequence ATGCCCAATTGGAACCAGCACGATATTCACGAGCATATGCATGTGTATACCTCCGATGACCAGGATATTGGTCATATCGCGAAAGTGTACGAAGATTCTTTTCTCGTACACAAAGGTTACTTTTTCCCTACGGATCGCTACATTCCCTACGACGCCATCACTTCAGTCACGAATGACCGTGTAAACCTTTCCATGGATGCCGAAACGGCCAGACTGAAGGAATGGCATAAACGCCCCAATTATCAAGATCACCTGGCCGAGCCGTTGCAACTCTTTTATGATCGCGGGCATGGCGTGCATGACCCTTTCGATAATGAGAATCCCAATCCCGATGAGCCTTGA
- a CDS encoding Gfo/Idh/MocA family oxidoreductase → MRLRVAVVGAGSMGMNHLRVLRDFSDEQVLLVGVAEAHEPTLRRATGRFYVAGYTDYREMVEKTRPDLVAVVVPTHLHYEVASFILDRGINVFIEKPMTGTIEEASALNELARVRGVKIAVGHIERFNPAIIQLKQRLAGGELGQIFHLHARRLGPFPQRIRDVGVTLDLATHDIDVMRYLADSEVERAYAETQRRVHDRHEDAILGILRFRNGAIGMLDVNWLTPTKVRELSITGEKGMYLVNYLMQDLYFYENDYSPANWDTLRTLKGVSEGTMTRLKVQKMEPLRLEYEDVFAALCSDTLPTVTGEDGLAVLKVALQLSGASLPGVDVKQQIHATVKVNAEL, encoded by the coding sequence ATGCGATTGAGGGTAGCGGTTGTGGGTGCCGGTTCAATGGGCATGAATCACCTGCGTGTGTTGCGGGATTTCAGCGATGAACAGGTACTATTGGTAGGTGTAGCGGAAGCGCACGAACCCACGCTGCGGCGCGCAACAGGGCGCTTCTATGTCGCAGGATATACCGATTATCGTGAAATGGTGGAAAAGACCCGTCCAGACCTGGTCGCGGTGGTTGTACCAACCCACCTGCACTATGAGGTTGCCTCTTTTATCCTGGACCGCGGTATCAATGTCTTCATCGAAAAGCCTATGACCGGTACTATCGAGGAAGCGTCGGCGCTAAATGAGCTTGCTCGCGTCCGTGGAGTGAAAATAGCGGTAGGACACATTGAACGCTTCAACCCGGCCATTATACAGCTAAAGCAGCGTCTTGCCGGTGGAGAACTGGGTCAAATCTTTCACCTGCACGCGCGCCGGCTTGGCCCATTTCCCCAGCGTATTCGCGATGTCGGAGTCACGCTTGACCTGGCAACGCACGACATCGATGTCATGCGCTACCTGGCCGATTCTGAGGTCGAGCGGGCCTACGCTGAAACGCAGCGGCGTGTCCACGACCGCCATGAGGATGCGATCCTCGGTATCTTGCGCTTTAGAAACGGGGCGATAGGGATGCTGGATGTCAACTGGCTGACCCCTACGAAAGTGCGCGAATTGAGTATTACCGGCGAGAAAGGCATGTATCTCGTCAACTACCTGATGCAGGACCTCTATTTTTATGAGAACGACTATTCTCCGGCCAACTGGGATACATTGCGCACCCTCAAAGGCGTGAGCGAGGGGACAATGACCCGCCTCAAGGTACAAAAAATGGAGCCGCTGCGCCTGGAATACGAAGATGTGTTTGCCGCGCTATGCAGCGATACACTGCCAACAGTTACCGGTGAGGATGGGCTTGCCGTATTGAAAGTTGCACTGCAACTTTCCGGCGCCTCACTCCCAGGGGTGGACGTAAAACAGCAAATCCATGCAACTGTGAAAGTGAATGCCGAATTATGA
- the wecB gene encoding UDP-N-acetylglucosamine 2-epimerase (non-hydrolyzing) has product MRVASIVGARPQFIKLAPVSAALRQLHEEIIIHTGQHYDYRMSAQFFDELAIPVPDYNLGVGSGSHAIQTARMLESLEPVLMQERPDRVMVYGDTNSTLAGALVAAKLHIPIAHVEAGLRSLNRAMPEEVNRVVTDHLSDRLFCPTETACMHLESEGITQGVELVGDVMYDMLLRVQPELEARTRSLLSTYGVSPRGYLLLTVHRPVNTDDPEAMSSIAQALNRLDMPVIFPLHPRTRKLIKEYDIKWGDYIRFIEPVGYLDMLALEKSAFRVLTDSGGVQKEAFLLGVPCVTLREETEWIETVESGWNMLAGCRVEAILEAVNRLEPEACAINPFGKGDAALRIARGL; this is encoded by the coding sequence GTGCGGGTAGCATCGATTGTGGGGGCGCGCCCGCAGTTTATAAAGCTTGCGCCGGTCAGTGCCGCGTTACGTCAATTACATGAGGAGATCATCATTCATACGGGGCAGCACTACGATTATCGCATGTCGGCCCAGTTTTTTGATGAGTTGGCAATACCGGTGCCTGACTATAACCTCGGAGTTGGCTCCGGTTCCCACGCTATACAGACCGCACGCATGCTTGAATCCCTCGAGCCGGTTCTAATGCAGGAACGTCCCGACCGGGTCATGGTCTATGGCGATACGAACTCTACACTCGCGGGTGCGTTAGTGGCGGCCAAACTGCATATTCCCATTGCGCATGTTGAAGCAGGGCTGCGCAGCCTTAACCGTGCTATGCCGGAGGAGGTCAATCGAGTTGTAACCGATCATCTTTCAGACCGGCTCTTTTGCCCGACCGAAACGGCCTGCATGCACCTGGAGAGCGAGGGTATTACGCAAGGTGTCGAGTTGGTGGGGGATGTGATGTACGATATGCTGCTGCGCGTACAGCCAGAACTGGAGGCCCGTACCCGGTCGCTTTTATCCACCTATGGTGTCTCGCCGCGAGGCTATCTCTTGCTCACGGTACACCGGCCCGTCAATACCGATGATCCTGAAGCCATGAGCAGTATTGCACAGGCGCTGAATAGACTGGATATGCCGGTTATTTTCCCCCTGCATCCACGCACGCGCAAGCTGATAAAGGAGTACGACATCAAGTGGGGGGACTATATCAGGTTTATCGAGCCGGTGGGGTATCTGGATATGCTGGCGCTCGAAAAGTCCGCGTTTCGTGTGCTTACGGATTCAGGCGGCGTGCAGAAGGAAGCATTTCTGCTGGGTGTGCCCTGTGTCACACTGCGTGAGGAGACGGAATGGATCGAGACGGTTGAAAGCGGGTGGAATATGCTGGCCGGTTGCAGGGTCGAGGCTATTTTGGAAGCGGTAAACAGACTAGAACCTGAGGCATGTGCCATCAATCCATTTGGTAAGGGGGATGCTGCGCTGCGTATAGCACGCGGTTTATAG
- a CDS encoding acyltransferase gives MEDVHIHPTADVAPGARIGKGTRIWNQAQVCNGACIGADCNLGKNVYIDVDVVIGERVKIQNNVSVYHGVTIEDGVFIGPHACFTNDKLPRAITPDGLLKGQDDWEVGLIRVCTGASIGAGSIILPGVTIGAFAMIGAGSVVTRSVPAHALVYGNPARQHGYVCHCGQRLLGVEQISSNLDGFCLSCDRHVKIPFPER, from the coding sequence GTGGAAGATGTGCATATTCACCCAACGGCAGATGTTGCTCCCGGCGCCCGTATTGGGAAGGGAACACGTATCTGGAATCAAGCGCAGGTGTGCAATGGCGCGTGTATTGGTGCGGATTGCAATCTTGGCAAGAATGTCTACATTGATGTTGATGTGGTGATTGGCGAGCGCGTGAAAATTCAAAATAATGTCTCGGTCTATCATGGTGTGACCATCGAGGATGGAGTCTTCATCGGCCCGCATGCCTGCTTTACCAATGATAAGCTTCCTCGCGCTATTACTCCTGATGGCCTGCTCAAGGGACAGGATGATTGGGAGGTCGGGTTGATACGGGTGTGTACAGGCGCATCGATAGGGGCGGGTTCGATCATTTTACCAGGCGTCACTATCGGTGCATTTGCCATGATTGGCGCAGGCTCGGTCGTGACTCGTTCGGTTCCGGCGCACGCGCTTGTGTATGGCAATCCGGCCCGGCAGCATGGCTACGTGTGTCACTGCGGCCAGCGCCTGCTGGGCGTCGAACAAATCTCCTCAAATCTGGATGGTTTTTGCCTTTCTTGCGACAGGCATGTGAAGATACCCTTTCCTGAAAGATGA
- a CDS encoding SDR family NAD(P)-dependent oxidoreductase, with translation MYKQRGGRAIRGLIKTIMPGLYSKGVSGDRRLLDMDFADLLEREVIALQSGEAKAVLRKKVILVTGAAGSIGSELCKQLLEYEPEMLIALDTNETGLFDLANSVRSYANGGLLFPFIGDIKDFLRISRLFAQARPQIIFHAAAYKHVPLLEQFPDQAVQTNAIATYQLCQTAQKYGVERFTYISSDKAAAPVSVLGASKRLGEVIVQSFAQSASYNTQFCAVRFGNVIGSRGSVVPIFAGQIECGGPVTVTDPEATRYFMTVAEACGLVIMTSAIAEQGGLYMLDMGEPVRILDLAKKMIHLCGLREGLDIPIMYTGLRPGERLHETLVAANEEPVPTIHSKILRVVHTHELPALSTITQWMQTLEKSLQSESLEQLREQLFEMVQVHELVTTK, from the coding sequence ATGTATAAGCAGAGAGGGGGAAGGGCTATACGGGGCCTGATAAAGACGATCATGCCGGGATTGTACTCGAAAGGAGTTTCTGGTGATAGGCGCTTACTCGATATGGATTTTGCCGATCTGTTGGAACGAGAAGTCATTGCTCTTCAATCGGGCGAGGCGAAAGCAGTTTTGAGGAAAAAAGTCATTCTGGTAACCGGGGCAGCGGGGTCAATTGGTTCAGAATTGTGCAAGCAATTGCTGGAGTATGAGCCAGAAATGTTGATTGCGCTTGATACCAATGAGACCGGACTTTTTGATCTCGCAAATAGCGTGCGTTCCTATGCCAATGGAGGGTTGTTATTTCCATTTATCGGCGATATAAAGGATTTTCTACGGATATCTCGCCTGTTTGCGCAAGCTCGCCCTCAGATCATTTTCCACGCGGCGGCTTATAAGCATGTGCCCTTGCTCGAACAATTTCCCGACCAGGCTGTGCAAACGAATGCCATTGCTACTTACCAGCTTTGCCAAACGGCACAGAAATATGGAGTGGAGCGCTTCACTTATATTTCGAGCGATAAGGCCGCGGCCCCTGTCAGCGTGCTGGGCGCATCAAAGCGTTTGGGAGAGGTCATTGTGCAGTCGTTCGCGCAATCGGCGAGCTACAATACGCAATTTTGTGCCGTGCGTTTTGGCAATGTGATTGGAAGCCGCGGAAGCGTGGTTCCTATTTTCGCGGGCCAGATCGAGTGCGGTGGGCCAGTAACTGTCACCGATCCAGAAGCCACTCGCTATTTCATGACCGTCGCCGAAGCCTGTGGCCTGGTAATTATGACCTCTGCTATAGCAGAACAGGGTGGGCTTTATATGCTGGATATGGGAGAGCCTGTTCGCATACTGGATCTCGCGAAAAAGATGATTCACCTGTGTGGTTTGCGCGAAGGACTGGATATCCCCATCATGTATACGGGTTTACGTCCCGGTGAGCGTCTTCACGAGACGTTAGTGGCGGCCAACGAAGAGCCTGTTCCCACGATTCATAGCAAAATCCTGAGAGTAGTTCATACCCATGAGCTGCCTGCGCTCTCGACGATTACGCAGTGGATGCAGACTCTGGAGAAGAGCCTGCAGAGCGAGAGCCTGGAGCAACTGCGCGAGCAGCTTTTTGAGATGGTGCAGGTTCATGAGTTGGTGACCACAAAATAA
- a CDS encoding glycosyltransferase family 4 protein, with protein sequence MSYILFVTPYYPPEKTPPAIRISEMAQQLVTRGHRVTILTTFPNFPSGVVPLEYRGRFIQHEARNGVRIVRAWSYITPNKGFFRRILGQLSFGCIAPLLGWKDVGRPDLIIAESPPLFDAIAARLLAWGKRCPYIFTIADLWPESAVQLGMLRNRVAIRLAEWLEWSTYQRAWRVWAVTQGIRDILIERGLAPERVFLLTNGVDINKFRPLSRAQARAELGWDNRFTVLYAGTHGVAQGLNTVLEAARRMQDNADVRFVFAGDGAEKAYLMTQASIWHLENVSFLEPQSHERMPLLLAAADVCLVPLRRIPLFEGALPSKIYEIMACARPILLGVDGEARRLAEQEAGAAMYVEPENPAALVSAILSLRQNPEIAGILGRRGRAFVASRYDRAKLCETLEAQIEALPGRKQAAIEAAEPVSAGTGTRRG encoded by the coding sequence ATGAGCTATATACTGTTTGTAACGCCATATTATCCGCCGGAGAAAACCCCGCCTGCTATACGCATTAGCGAAATGGCACAGCAACTGGTGACGAGGGGCCATCGCGTTACCATCTTAACTACTTTTCCTAACTTTCCATCAGGTGTTGTTCCGCTGGAATACCGGGGCCGCTTCATTCAACATGAAGCTCGTAATGGAGTGCGGATTGTGCGTGCCTGGAGCTACATCACACCAAACAAGGGATTTTTCCGGCGTATTCTGGGGCAGCTTTCATTTGGTTGTATCGCGCCCTTGCTTGGGTGGAAAGACGTTGGTCGTCCGGACCTGATCATTGCCGAATCTCCACCGCTCTTTGATGCTATCGCGGCGCGCCTGTTGGCATGGGGCAAGCGCTGCCCCTACATTTTTACCATTGCCGATCTCTGGCCCGAATCTGCTGTTCAGCTGGGTATGTTGCGGAATCGCGTGGCAATCAGGCTGGCCGAATGGTTGGAGTGGTCGACGTATCAGCGAGCCTGGCGAGTATGGGCGGTAACGCAAGGTATTCGCGATATACTTATCGAGCGCGGTCTTGCCCCCGAACGTGTTTTTCTCCTGACAAATGGCGTCGATATCAACAAATTTCGCCCGCTGTCTCGCGCGCAGGCACGTGCCGAACTCGGCTGGGATAATCGCTTTACCGTTCTCTATGCCGGGACGCATGGAGTGGCACAAGGGCTGAATACAGTACTCGAGGCGGCCCGGAGAATGCAGGACAATGCAGATGTGCGTTTCGTTTTCGCCGGTGATGGCGCTGAGAAAGCCTATTTGATGACTCAGGCCAGCATATGGCACCTGGAAAATGTCTCGTTTCTGGAGCCGCAGTCGCATGAGCGTATGCCATTACTTCTTGCGGCCGCAGATGTGTGCCTGGTGCCTCTACGCAGGATTCCTTTATTTGAGGGAGCGCTGCCGTCCAAGATATACGAAATTATGGCCTGCGCTCGCCCTATCCTGTTAGGCGTCGATGGAGAGGCCAGGCGGCTTGCGGAGCAGGAAGCTGGAGCAGCAATGTATGTGGAACCCGAAAATCCTGCTGCGCTGGTATCTGCGATTCTTTCCCTGCGCCAGAATCCAGAAATTGCCGGGATATTAGGTCGACGCGGGCGCGCATTTGTCGCGTCACGTTATGACCGGGCAAAGCTTTGCGAGACGCTGGAAGCACAAATTGAGGCATTGCCTGGCAGGAAGCAAGCAGCTATCGAGGCAGCGGAGCCGGTTTCCGCAGGCACCGGGACTCGGAGAGGTTAG
- a CDS encoding DegT/DnrJ/EryC1/StrS family aminotransferase: MIPIAHPLPGAEEEAAISHVLASGQLAQGEQVAAFERRFAALCQVQEAVAVSSGTAALHLSLLAHGIGAGDEVITTPFSFAATANVILLAGATPVFVDIDPETYNIDPAQVQAAITPRTKAILPVHLYGHPCDMERLEAIAVTNNLLIIEDACQAHAASIHGKPVGSYGTGCFSFYATKNMTTGEGGMVTTNDPVIANRVRLLRNHGQAERYRHVAQGYNFRMTEMQAALGLAQLEKLEQFTERRIANAMFLTECLSKFVQVPVVYPEYRHVFHQYTIRVPEGQDRDEWARRLQARGVGTGIHYPCPIHKQPFYASSPGLFRVWSPLKSVSGVQLPVAEVAAQQVLSLPVHPALKMEELKKIATEVLALCD, from the coding sequence ATGATTCCAATTGCCCATCCTCTTCCCGGCGCTGAAGAGGAAGCAGCTATTTCGCATGTTTTAGCCTCGGGTCAGCTGGCGCAGGGAGAACAGGTTGCCGCATTCGAAAGGCGTTTTGCCGCGCTCTGCCAGGTGCAGGAGGCCGTAGCGGTTTCTTCGGGCACGGCCGCGCTTCATCTTTCCCTCTTAGCGCACGGCATTGGGGCCGGTGACGAGGTGATTACCACGCCTTTTAGTTTTGCCGCGACCGCTAATGTCATCTTGCTGGCTGGCGCAACCCCCGTATTTGTCGATATCGACCCCGAGACCTACAACATCGACCCGGCGCAGGTTCAGGCGGCAATCACACCGCGCACGAAGGCAATTCTACCCGTGCATCTCTACGGCCATCCTTGCGATATGGAGCGCCTGGAAGCGATTGCCGTGACTAATAACCTGCTGATTATCGAGGATGCGTGTCAGGCACACGCTGCGAGCATACATGGCAAGCCGGTTGGGAGCTATGGCACGGGTTGCTTCTCTTTCTATGCTACCAAAAATATGACGACAGGCGAAGGCGGCATGGTTACAACAAATGATCCCGTTATCGCCAATCGCGTGCGCCTGCTGCGCAACCATGGGCAGGCAGAACGCTATCGCCATGTAGCACAGGGCTACAATTTTCGCATGACCGAGATGCAGGCGGCATTGGGCCTGGCGCAACTTGAAAAGCTGGAACAATTTACGGAACGGCGTATCGCCAATGCCATGTTTTTGACGGAGTGCCTGAGTAAATTCGTCCAGGTACCGGTGGTCTATCCGGAATATCGTCACGTCTTTCACCAGTATACGATTCGGGTGCCGGAGGGCCAGGATCGCGATGAATGGGCCAGGAGATTGCAGGCACGCGGTGTCGGCACCGGAATACATTATCCCTGCCCGATTCATAAGCAACCATTTTACGCATCATCTCCTGGTTTATTTCGCGTATGGAGTCCCTTGAAGAGTGTTTCCGGGGTGCAATTGCCGGTTGCGGAAGTTGCCGCGCAACAGGTGCTATCGTTGCCCGTTCATCCGGCCTTGAAGATGGAAGAACTGAAGAAAATCGCGACGGAGGTTTTAGCGCTATGCGATTGA
- a CDS encoding sugar transferase yields the protein MLPNLQEHNARMNEIIGNKLSIEYNRNLPYGARSVVPRTSFMYACWQVAVDFAFGLLGVLLLLLILPVMALLIYLDSPGPIFYGQERLGYMGKPFRIYKFRSMRPDAESDGRAIWAARHDTRITRVGRVLRATHLDELPQAFNILRREMSLVGPRPEREEFAREMEMLDPAYHDRLLVKPGLTGWAQVKFGYGEGDHSELYKLQYDLYYIAHRSCWFDVVIILKTLVEVLRFHGR from the coding sequence ATGCTGCCCAATCTTCAAGAACACAACGCTCGCATGAATGAAATCATTGGCAATAAGCTTTCAATTGAATATAACCGTAACCTTCCGTATGGGGCAAGATCGGTTGTGCCACGCACCTCTTTTATGTATGCTTGCTGGCAGGTCGCGGTAGACTTTGCCTTTGGACTGCTTGGTGTTCTGCTACTCCTCTTGATTTTGCCGGTTATGGCGCTGCTCATTTACCTGGATTCGCCAGGCCCCATTTTTTACGGCCAGGAACGCCTGGGATATATGGGGAAGCCTTTTCGCATTTACAAGTTCCGTTCAATGCGTCCAGATGCTGAGAGCGATGGCAGGGCAATATGGGCCGCCAGGCATGATACGCGGATCACACGGGTTGGCAGGGTGCTACGTGCCACGCACCTGGACGAACTGCCACAGGCATTCAATATTCTACGCCGCGAGATGAGCCTGGTGGGGCCTCGTCCGGAGCGAGAAGAATTCGCGCGCGAAATGGAGATGCTTGATCCTGCCTATCATGATCGTTTGCTGGTCAAGCCTGGGTTAACGGGCTGGGCGCAGGTCAAATTCGGTTATGGGGAGGGAGATCATAGCGAATTATACAAGCTGCAATATGACCTGTACTATATCGCCCATCGTTCGTGCTGGTTCGATGTTGTCATTATTTTGAAAACACTAGTTGAGGTATTACGCTTTCATGGAAGATAA